The following is a genomic window from Amaranthus tricolor cultivar Red isolate AtriRed21 chromosome 10, ASM2621246v1, whole genome shotgun sequence.
attgagttgatcTTTAACATAACTACTCATATCCCTAATCACATGCTCAGAGAGTACTCCttcaattcatttttaattttaacatatCACTTCTCTATATCCCACCTCCATTTTGAAAATCTATAGTTCTGTATCTCGAAATGTATGTCATAAAGATGGGTTACAAGAAGAAAGAAacaaatatattagttgttAAATGATGCTCTCAAAGTTCGTTCACCAAAGGCAAATGGCTAGGTTCGCAATGGCTTTCATCTGAAGTTGTTGGCTGATTTAACTAATACATTATATCAATAAGATGTTTAAGCTAGTATGAAGATGTTTAAGCTCGTTGTTTAAACTAGAGTTTTACACATAAATAAGATATAGAATTTCTCAATATATCAATATAATTAATCACATATCATGTCTCTAATTAATAGAGTGATCACATGCCTTCATCCCATTCAACCATATAAAATGTTAGTTAGAAGCAACACAGAAATATGAAACAATGCATCATATTGCGAACAAACCCACTAATCAGAGGTGCTCAAACAAGCGTACTTATGCTCAAACAAGAGCACATTCAATTTTCAACATAAGAACATTCTGCACGTAGGAGTAGCAAGATGCTCGACCTAACACCCCAGCGCTAGAATGAGCACAACTGTCCATCATGCACTTTGGTCGTTCGTATCTTACTTTTATATGTTACGCATTTGGACTCTTAAATATGCCtcactcatcatcatcatacccggtgtatcccactcatagaaaactataatAAGGGTCTAGGGAAGAAAGgaagacggcaactcatacccacaAAGAAGAATGCGACCAAAGAGTCTCTCGACTTGAAAAACTATACCTTATTATATAATGCTCTCTCTATTGACTTTGTCCCATTTTGTTTTCTGACACTGTTCAcagttcattcttaatttgtattttattcttaatctataagttaagacatagttaagtgaaatcttatttgattcgtctcaacacAAGAATTATCATAACATGCTCTAAAATCTAAATATTCCAACAAGACTAACCTCTAGATTTGATTGAAATACATGGAGAATGGAGAGCATCATAGATCTTATTGATTCAAGTCATTTCTACTTGTAAGTAGTTCCTCCGATCTATTATACTtactatatttaactttttatgcaatctaatattttattttgttcatttatatactttttccgttttaatttacttgcaaaatttatttttttcacgcagttcaatgtattaatttaatccttaatatctctaattatgtaaactaaaataatataaaaatttgatattaatgatCTTTGCAattagacgaatcaaacaagatctcacttgactatattttaacctaaagattaatcacaaattaagagtgatgattgaatagtgtcatttttgccaatgttgcaactaatatggaACGAAGAAGTATAaaactatacacatctaaaaattatataaagttaatattatgaaagtatgagattagacgattcaaacaagatcccacttgactatatttttgcTTACATATTAACCGCAATATgcaaaataagcttaaacgatAAATAGTGCTCATATCCAAAACGTAACAAGCATTTTAGAATGGAGGAAGTTGTAGATTCACCTGAATATATAAAAGAGTAGTACTACTAACTACTAACAATTTGTTGTGATAAAAAAGAGTACCTTAACATtggagaaagaaagaaaaagaatttgaaagTAGCACCTGATTTAGTACAAAGTAATGCTAGTACATCTCTTCAATATTTTGTCAATTCTACGGCATAATATTAATAGTTTAGTACAAAGTTTTGCTTATAAAGTGCAAATGCTAAACAAACATTTGTTTTTAAATCCAGCAAAAGTGCTACTGCTACATTTCTATTTTGATAATGACTTGTAGTtttttatttgcatatttaatttatttttttattcagatttttttaatattttatatgataaatatcaactattaaaaaagaaaatggtagtaatttttaaaattttttcttcaaaatagcactcaactcttaGAAAATTAACAACACTAACATTATAAAGGTAAAAACGTTTAAGATTTATTAGGGGCATTTATGACTTTTACTAAAACTTAACGGaaattaaacgtttttaccTCCATAATGTTACTGTAGTTAGTTTTCCAAGAGCTGAGTGCTATTTCCTGggaaaaattttaagaattggTACTACTCGCCTTTTGCAATAATTAGTacttaccatatagaatattcctttttttaaaaagcaggagtatttgtttttctttttcttgtattttttacttttaacaaATGCTACGGAACAAGTGATTACTACTTCATTTGTTCCATTACTTactaaattttagtttttacacaatttaatatacaaatttaattatctaactaaaagttataaaaatttgatatcacaaaaatatacgAGTAGatgatttaaacaaaattttacttgactatgtttCTTATTACCtaataacaacaatatataaaataaacttgcaAAAGATAGTTACTTCTCCATTTTTATTATACctgctatatttgactttttaagcAATCTAAtgcgttattttgattatttatataatgaATTATGCTAGTGGTAGAAGTTAGGAGGAGCAATGACAGGATTATGCTAGTCTGAATAGTAGTCGGAGAAAAGGTCATATCGATCATTAGTGCGTATGGGCCACAAGTTGGGCTAGATGAGGAAGTCAAACGTGAGTTTTGGATAACCTGGGGACCTTATAGATACCATCCCCACTGATGAAAAAGTTTTTATAGGTGGAGACTTCAGTGGACAAAAAGGTAAGCAGCCAATTAACCATAACTCAGTTCATGGTGGTTTTGGCTATGGTATAAAGAACGTGAGTGGAGAGATCTTGCTTGAGTTTGCGTTGACAATTTGAGTTTGCGTTGGCAATGGAGTTGGTTATAGTAAACTCAATCTCTAGAAAGAAGGATGAGCACTTGATCATGTACAAGAGTGGTGGGCatgcaatttaaattaactaCTGTTTAGTACGGAAGGATGATCGGAGCTCGTGTCTGGACTGTAAGGTCGTGCTGGATACAGAGATGCCCACCCAAGATAGGGAGACTGATCAACCGCCGAGGCAATTCATCTTTTGAAGAGACTGATGGAAAAGTATAGAGAGCGAAAGAAGGATTTGAATCTGGTATTCATTGACCTAGAGAAAGTAtacgatagcataccacgaagcATCGTTTGGAATAGCCTCAAGAATAGAGGTATTTCACGAACATACATTGAGGTAATACAGGACATGTATGATAGAGTGTCGACTAACATACATACACCGATAGGTATGATAGAGTCTTTCCTAattaaagtgggactacatcagggatcagcACTAAATCCTTTCATTTTTACGATCATTATGGAGGATATCTCTAAATCCATCTAGAAGACCATACCATGGTACATGCTTTTCGTTAATGATATAGTTTTAGTCACAGAAACAAAGGAGGAggctaatagtaaattggaagagtggaggGAAGCCTTGAAGGGTAAGGGGTTGCGCGTAAGCCATACGAAGACAGAATACTTGCGATGCAATTTCAATGGGACAGAATCGATAGGGGAGCCAAAAGTGACCATAAGGGGAGAAGTTGTTGCATGCacgtccaagttcaaatatttgtgatcggtgattcagagtaatggggagattgatggagacgttactaatcgtatacaagctggttggcttaagtggcgagcagcaaccggggtgctttgtgataaaaagttccTGGGGAGATTAAATGGTAAATTTTACCGCGTTGCAATTGAGCCTACGTTGTTGTATGTGACagaatgttggcccgtaaagaaggTTTTCGAACATCAGATAAAAGTAACATAAATGTGTATACTAAGTTGGATTGTGgtaatactatgatggataggataagaaatCAGGAATTCAGGAagaagttaggggttgcacctTTCTCCGCAAATATGCGAGTGAACAGGTTGAGATGttttgggcatgtgcagagaaagacacaTGACACCCCAGTTagaaggatcgaatgcatcatagtggagggcaagAGCAGTCGAAGAGGACCTTGGTTAACGTGGGAGGAAGagattaaaagtgacatgcatGATCTTCACCACTCCAAGGACCTGACCAAGTACAAGGGCTGTTGGCGgcgccttatccacgtcttagattactaaagtCTTCCCTTTTACCCATCGTTTTTTTTGTACATTGCCTTTAATTATTGCTCTTtacctccttctttacttttatctttatttttagttatttgtacgtattctacttattatatttataagttGCAAATTTCTCCCTCTTTGAAGAtttttctcgagccgagggactctttgatcgcactctcctctatgggtatgaattgccgtctttcttccctctccataccctgatcatagttttctataagcGAGATATGCTGGGTATGACAATGATGAAGatatattgaattatgcatgactaaaaagtataaaaagtatatattacaaaattatgcaattagacaattcaaatataattctacttgaatatattttttcttacacattatcCGCAAcgtataaaataagcttgaacgataaataggGTGAATAACGATGTTAAGTACTTCCCCCGTTccactatacttgctacatttgatttattttacgCAATcaaatgtattattttaatcatttatatattgaactatacacatctaaaaactataaaaagttaatGTTATGAAAGTACAGGATttgccgcaatatataaaataagattgaatgatgaatagtgtcaaaactCGTTATGTAGTGAGCATTtcaaaacagagaaagtattatGGAATGTaggaacacaaattcttgtgcgagacggtctctttgagagaccatctctaattgggtcggtccattatatgttttttaaaattaaaatatgaggctttaagaatgatgtaagtaaacatttaagatattaaaagtaggcattaaggatacggtaagtaggcattgaGGATaatgaaagtaggcattaagaatacgtaagtagacattaatctttaatgggctggactCGAGATACGTTTCTCAAAatgacggtctctcaagagaagGAAATACCTCCtgcgttccattatacttgttacatttcaCTTTTTATGCATTCCAATgcgttatttttttatttatatgttaaattatacaaaccttaaaattataaaaagttaatattatgaaagtatgtaaTTAGACcattcaaacaaaatttatatttttacttatacaTTAaacgcaatatataaaataagatatAATTTCAAATGTAACAAATAAGTATTACCAGAAAAATGATATTTTGAGTCTCTATTCCCAATACTATAGAGAGCTGTGGCCTGATCTGTGAGAGAGTCAGAAACCTGAAAGTTTTCATGTGCCTTTTGGCTCTTTTCCTTTAATTTGGCTTTTGGATTCCAGGGATTCGGATacactttatttgtttttactGAACATTTAtggtaaaaataaaacaaaaccaaCTCACATACCCAACTAAAACATCTCCCAATAATTATTTTTCCTGTTAACACTAAATTGTATTGATGGAAGATTGTTGTAACTAGAGAAGTTCATgatatttgatatttatatgatcttgtaatatatttaatttaatgtaatttaataatatatttataattatgtaaaaagcaaaataaacacaaaatttaattttgaactgATTTAAAATATTTGACTTAAATTCATCTCGATAATCTAAATAAACACCTTTAGTTGTACCACTAAACTgccagtttatatatatatatatatatattaaaagtgatttttttattagaagtaatagtaataatttttttgtacaaAATATACTtgctaaatatataattttttttgtcaagaACTATcaactaataaaattaatttaattttcctaGTCATGTTATATTTTTCCTACTCCCCCTCTTATGTGGTCTCATATGGTctcttctcttttttcttttaacttgAAGTCAAACTCAgatatttaattagaataaacaaattctttattaagatcGTCTAATCATGAGACGGCTTAATATGGACTGATTTAACATTTACtttgaaaaaactaaaaaaaagtcatttttaATTTGCTTAATCAGTTGTTTCTTTTAAAAAGAACATTAATTCAACTGTTTGTATAGAcacgtctcacagtgagacgatCTCGTAAAAGACTTACTGATTAGAATATAAGTATTTCCTTCAATCACTACAATTTTACccatttaaaatttgatattgttTGTTTAACACTCTTATTTGAATCTCATTTTTAGTTTAAATTATATAGGTAGTTAAATGAAAGTTTATTTGTATCATTACaatctaaattttattaatactaactttattttattttaattatgaatgattagaaatattaaaattaaattagcaCATTGACAAATGTCAACCCACAAATGCTAGTGATAGGAGAGATTAGTCCTTAAATTAGTAACTCAATTAATTGCTCTCACCGTCCCACCAAATTTGCATTATAGGTATTTGGtggaaaaacgaaaaaaaaggaATACGACAACTAAGAATGTAATAAAAACATGGGTAGAGCAAATATTGACAAATTTAATGAAGATGCtgttcaattttaaaattatgagattttctaacaattttgtatttaacatttaacatatactaagtaatttaatattaagaccTTTAATTTTCCGGAGCTCTGTGCGGTCGAACATATTAAATATGTTCAGAATCTcctatgaataaaaatataaggaaaaaaaatggtTACAACAATTAAAAATGCAATGAAAAGATAGTATATAAAGAGAAATAAGAATTATGTTAAGCGTTTTATTAATTATGTGGTTTAAAGAGATATGCAATAAGAAAAAGAGAACCAAATAAAAGGGGTTGGCTTCTTGGGAAAAATgaatgttattatttattttggggTTTTTGGCACACGAAAATACGAATTATTAGACTTTAATATGAAacttttaagataaaaaaattcttatcccGTTTGTCAAGTTAGGAAGGGACTAAgaagaaataaatgaaaataaaagccTCACCAATTACCATTCTTCTTCCAAGACTTAATTCCTAGGgactttcttattttttataccAATTCCTTATTCTTATTCCTCTTAAACAAATAAgaacttgtattttttttaggaACAAAGTCTTACTCCCTTCCTCGTATCCAATGATTCGATATTTACACGAACTTAAAACCGAACCCAATTTGACCCaacattaaaatgattttaaaaaacataaaaatcaatataaacacAAGACTCGATTTTAAGCCAACCCAAAACACTTATTCAAAATTAACCACTaacccgaataaacacctctattaaAATTAAGGCATTTAGGCTGGTGAAAGAAATAAGATAAACAAGATGCAAGCACATAACTAATACTAGTGAAATGAGTTAAATGAGTCTTACTAacccaaaaaaattcaaatcaaaacacCCCTAAATCTTTTCATACATATCTATAGTCGTGTTCCTTTACCAACCCTCATATCGACTAtcataatcaatgaacaattaacaagtaAATTAAAACCAACAGCAAAagcaaatataaaataaatcacTAAGATCATCACATCTAAGATCCCATCAAAACAATACCAACTTTGAAATATGCAATTCTAATTAGCGTTAGATTGATTAGTTAATTACTACCATTATGTTTTTCTGCCTCAAATAAGATGAGGTACAACAAACAAAAACACACTCTCCGTTAAACCTCCATGAAAAATCTATTTTCACATCAACCATGGTGGTATAAACtcttttttgttttcctttagaaaataaaaggcattttcatttttcactaCTCTACACAAatcaatcaaatttttttttcacataaaataagaacaataaaaataataatcatcataataataataacaattaacaattataaaaactaaatcAAACCATTTTCCGGCGCATCAGCGGTCCCAACACTAGACCCTTCACCATTATTATCTCCAACAGCATTACTAAAAAGCGACAATATGTTTCTCATTGTACGAATCTGCAACTCAAGTGCCGGTATATAATCCATCGCTTCTTCTAGAATAACAGGAAGAGGTTCCTTTCGGCAACCCGGAACTAACCTACCAAGAGTCTTCACCTTCCTTTGAACAGCTGGTAAACTATTCCCTTTCCCTTTAAGCTTCAATATCGGCTTTCTTTGTGGCGGTGAGCGGTTAATTCCGGTTGGAGTAATACGATGTCGTTTATGAAGTTTTTTGTCCAAACATTTGAGTCGAAATCGGCTCATTAGTATAGCTCGGCTCCAGCGTGTTCTACCACGCGCCGCCACTGCTAAGGCTCGATCAGCGGCTTCTCTGACGACTCGGCTTGGACGTGGAGTTGAAGAGGATGGAGGTGATGACGTGGAAGGAGAGAGACGAACTTGATTGAGAGCTTGAAGGAGTTTTGAAGAGTAGATTTGTTCAGTTGTTTCGGATTTCCAggagaattttttattattgttagggttcaatgaagaaggaagtgATTGCATCGATGATTGTTGATGTgttttcatcttctttttccGACGTCGTAAATCTCTTGCTCGGTTACTCGCAACTGGATTTGCTACCACTGATGGTAATGATTCCATTTTTCGCTTTTCCCTCTTTCGATCAAAAGCGTCGGCCGATGAGATTGCTGTAAATAAAAAGTTTTCTGACGCTTAATTCAGCTTTTTCGAAATCTATGATCAAAACCTGCAGATTaaaaagaaagagagagaaacagaGATGATTAGATTTACGAAAAGCTTATCTCAGGATATTCTCGTTGGTAAGATTCTACTGATTTTATTAGAATCAAAATTTCTTGATAAAATGTGATTTCTCTGACAAATAAAAGCCAAAATCACTGACAAAATCGATGTATACTTGTTAAACAATAAGAATATCAGAGAAAAACGAATCACCAACAATAGAACAAATATGAACAACAAAGAAGCATAATCAACTAATTAAGCAATGAAAAATCAACGATATATTAAATTCAAACTACAGAAACACTAAATACACAAGAataactacaacaacaacaacaacaagaattcCGTGTATTTTGCAACAAAAATTGAGGAAAAAACAGAATTCAAAGAATCAAAATACCTTAATCCAAGAACAAAATCACGAAAGCTGAACAACCACTTTAAAGGTATAAAGAGGAGAGAGAGAATAAGGAGTTAGTTGGAGTTATTCTTTTCCTCCTTAgttagagagagaaaatgaagAGAGAGACGAGCAGATGAGAAGAGGGACGCATGTGCGGAGGTTAATAAAAAGCAAAGAGAAATGGGAGgagaaggaaaaaagaa
Proteins encoded in this region:
- the LOC130824800 gene encoding uncharacterized protein LOC130824800; its protein translation is MVEILYFGLKKEYAYGLSAISYHPDPASKRDIGSQRDKKSQVQNSTTPQIQVEFFALDTIPTDEKVFIGGDFSGQKVLVTETKEEANSKLEEWREALKGKGLRVSHTKTEYLRCNFNGTESIGEPKVTIRGEVVACTSKMLARKEGFRTSDKSNINVYTKLDCGNTMMDRIRNQEFRKKLGVAPFSANMRVNRLRCFGHVQRKTHDTPVRRIECIIVEGKSSRRGPWLTWEEEIKSDMHDLHHSKDLTKYKGCWRRLIHVLDY
- the LOC130825274 gene encoding transcription factor bHLH147-like gives rise to the protein MESLPSVVANPVASNRARDLRRRKKKMKTHQQSSMQSLPSSLNPNNNKKFSWKSETTEQIYSSKLLQALNQVRLSPSTSSPPSSSTPRPSRVVREAADRALAVAARGRTRWSRAILMSRFRLKCLDKKLHKRHRITPTGINRSPPQRKPILKLKGKGNSLPAVQRKVKTLGRLVPGCRKEPLPVILEEAMDYIPALELQIRTMRNILSLFSNAVGDNNGEGSSVGTADAPENGLI